A single Carnobacterium inhibens subsp. inhibens DSM 13024 DNA region contains:
- a CDS encoding ABC transporter permease encodes MMTEIWKQRVRHHQKRMMKYLKYIFNDHFVIVCLFLVGAMGYAYSNYLKTIAGYDLKSKLIGVVVFTVVLNIGKLATLIQPADAVFMLPKEKAMEGYFKQAKRRSLGLPVFIIVLTVGVLMPLLVASAGFAFSDTLYFIITLVILKELELTNQVSNLKIKEAKEWRKIKAFSFIFFLLINSLALFVNPIIGLLGAVILTICHKNWLSRKDDSLTYQWEKMIDNETNRMKTIYKFINLFTDIPALKGAVKRRAYLDIFLKSIKKETNNVFYYLFARAFLRGTEYSGLYVRLTIIAMLLSGLGNSFILSIFLIIVFLYLTGFQLLPLYFHFDNLSLNLLYPVKQINKVQALKRLLFKLMAIEGLLIILVSIRHLSLMEIGMLIMIVGVFDLSFCSLYLPIRINKMLKIHR; translated from the coding sequence ATGATGACAGAAATTTGGAAGCAGCGAGTTAGACACCATCAAAAAAGAATGATGAAGTACCTAAAGTATATTTTTAATGATCATTTTGTCATTGTTTGTTTGTTTTTAGTTGGAGCAATGGGGTATGCATATTCAAATTATCTTAAAACAATAGCTGGATATGACTTGAAAAGTAAGTTGATAGGGGTAGTGGTTTTTACAGTTGTATTAAATATAGGAAAACTAGCTACGCTTATCCAACCTGCTGACGCTGTATTTATGCTGCCAAAAGAAAAAGCAATGGAAGGTTATTTTAAACAAGCAAAACGACGCAGTTTAGGATTGCCAGTCTTTATTATTGTATTAACAGTGGGAGTATTGATGCCGTTGCTCGTTGCTTCAGCTGGTTTTGCTTTTTCTGATACCCTTTATTTTATTATTACGTTAGTCATTCTAAAAGAACTAGAACTTACTAATCAGGTATCAAATTTGAAAATAAAAGAAGCAAAGGAATGGAGAAAAATAAAGGCTTTTTCCTTCATTTTTTTTCTACTAATTAATAGTCTTGCTCTTTTTGTTAACCCAATAATTGGACTATTAGGAGCTGTCATTCTAACTATTTGCCATAAAAATTGGTTGAGTCGAAAAGACGATTCGTTAACTTATCAATGGGAAAAAATGATTGATAACGAGACAAATCGAATGAAGACTATATATAAATTTATTAACTTATTTACAGATATACCAGCTTTAAAAGGTGCAGTCAAAAGAAGAGCTTACTTAGATATTTTCTTGAAAAGCATTAAGAAAGAGACGAACAATGTATTTTATTACCTATTTGCCCGAGCATTTTTAAGAGGAACAGAGTACAGTGGATTATATGTACGTTTAACGATTATAGCCATGCTGCTTAGTGGTCTAGGAAATTCCTTTATTTTAAGTATCTTCCTAATAATAGTGTTTTTGTATTTAACGGGTTTTCAATTATTGCCGCTATATTTTCATTTTGATAATTTATCATTAAATCTATTGTATCCTGTAAAACAGATAAATAAGGTTCAGGCATTAAAGAGACTTCTATTTAAACTAATGGCTATTGAAGGTTTATTGATTATTTTAGTGTCTATTAGACACTTGTCTTTAATGGAGATTGGTATGTTGATCATGATTGTTGGGGTATTTGATTTAAGTTTTTGTTCATTGTATTTGCCTATTCGAATAAATAAAATGCTTAAAATACATCGATAA
- the dat gene encoding D-amino-acid transaminase encodes MKVIWNDEIVERSEVKIDMEDRGYQFADGIYDVVRAYNGKFFTLNEHVDRLFSSAEKIELRLPFTKEKLKEMLSELIKINNIDTGNVYMQVTRGIGIPRNHPYPDPEEVSPVFTATTTIVARDQEKMDRGMSALIVPDLRWLRCDIKSISLLGNIMAKHEAHKKGADEAILHREGIVTECSSSNVWMIKNDTIYTHPDGNLVLPGITKLVLLRVAQNAGLSVKEEAFTLEDLKKSDEVFASSTTMEAMPITSIDGNPVGTGQRGPVVKKLQQLYVDAVENECGKVR; translated from the coding sequence ATGAAAGTAATTTGGAATGATGAAATCGTTGAACGCAGTGAAGTTAAAATTGATATGGAAGATAGAGGATACCAGTTTGCAGATGGGATTTATGATGTTGTCCGGGCTTATAATGGTAAGTTTTTTACTTTAAATGAACACGTAGATCGTTTATTTTCTAGTGCTGAAAAAATTGAATTGCGTTTACCTTTTACTAAAGAGAAACTAAAAGAAATGTTAAGTGAATTGATTAAAATAAATAATATTGATACTGGAAATGTCTATATGCAAGTAACAAGAGGCATTGGGATACCAAGAAATCACCCATATCCTGATCCAGAAGAAGTATCACCAGTTTTTACAGCTACCACTACTATTGTTGCGCGTGATCAGGAAAAAATGGATCGAGGAATGTCAGCTTTAATTGTTCCTGATTTACGTTGGCTAAGATGCGACATCAAATCTATTAGTTTGCTTGGTAACATTATGGCTAAGCATGAGGCTCATAAAAAAGGTGCAGATGAAGCAATTCTTCATCGAGAGGGTATAGTTACGGAATGCTCATCTTCAAACGTATGGATGATAAAAAACGATACGATCTATACTCATCCAGATGGCAATCTTGTTTTACCGGGTATTACTAAATTAGTTTTATTAAGAGTTGCTCAAAATGCAGGATTATCAGTTAAAGAAGAAGCTTTTACATTAGAAGATTTAAAAAAATCAGATGAAGTATTCGCATCAAGTACAACTATGGAAGCTATGCCGATAACATCTATAGATGGAAATCCTGTAGGAACAGGTCAGCGGGGCCCAGTAGTTAAAAAACTTCAACAATTATATGTAGATGCTGTAGAAAACGAGTGTGGAAAAGTTAGATAA
- a CDS encoding phosphotransferase family protein, producing the protein MDFEIDSGWKLHPVGGDTGQAYMGTRAEEKLFLKRNSSPFLAALSVEGITPRLMWTKRIGNGDVLTAQEWLNGRVLTKEEMSSPKVAKLISRIHNSATLRSMLARVGGEVVTPDQLIQKYEEKLSLDLQNHPLLSLIIKTLKTESAVMSKVDTKVCHGDIYRKNWLLSDENRLYLVDWDSAMLCDPAMDLSMLLCQYVSKENWVDWLEHYDAELTEELKSRIMWYALMNYLIQTKQHHKETRFHEMNKDILILQSLYQGQNYFSNK; encoded by the coding sequence ATGGATTTTGAAATAGATTCTGGATGGAAATTGCATCCCGTTGGTGGTGACACTGGTCAAGCGTATATGGGTACAAGGGCAGAAGAAAAGCTTTTTTTGAAGCGAAATTCTTCACCTTTTTTAGCTGCACTATCTGTTGAAGGAATCACTCCAAGACTGATGTGGACAAAGCGTATTGGTAATGGAGATGTACTGACTGCTCAAGAGTGGTTAAATGGAAGAGTACTAACGAAAGAAGAAATGTCCTCGCCTAAAGTAGCAAAACTCATTAGTCGTATACACAATTCAGCAACCTTAAGAAGCATGCTTGCTCGTGTTGGCGGTGAAGTTGTTACACCGGATCAGTTGATTCAAAAATACGAAGAAAAGTTGTCTTTGGATTTACAAAATCATCCTTTACTATCACTTATAATAAAAACACTAAAAACTGAATCAGCAGTAATGAGCAAAGTTGATACAAAAGTTTGCCATGGAGATATTTATCGAAAAAATTGGCTTTTATCAGACGAAAACCGTCTTTATCTAGTGGATTGGGATTCTGCAATGCTATGTGATCCAGCGATGGATCTGAGCATGTTGTTATGCCAATATGTTTCGAAAGAAAACTGGGTGGATTGGTTAGAACATTATGATGCAGAACTAACGGAAGAATTAAAAAGTCGGATCATGTGGTATGCTTTAATGAATTATTTAATTCAAACAAAGCAACACCATAAAGAAACTCGCTTCCATGAAATGAATAAAGACATACTTATATTACAAAGTCTTTACCAAGGTCAAAATTATTTTTCTAATAAATGA
- the trmB gene encoding tRNA (guanosine(46)-N7)-methyltransferase TrmB, producing the protein MRLRNKPNAPQKIAEYPHYIPEQPDNWVGKWQERFGNDHPIQIEVGTGKGRFITEMAKLHPEINYIGIELQMSVIVVALDRLIEENLPNLQLLHVNGGSITQYFAEGEVDQVYLNFSDPWPKKRHEKRRLTYKSFLESYEKVLVPEGEIHFKTDNQGLFEYSLSSFSKYGMTLEQVWLNLHESDFEGNVMTEYEEKFSSRGSRIYRVVAKFPKRKK; encoded by the coding sequence ATGCGTTTAAGAAATAAACCAAATGCACCACAAAAAATTGCTGAATATCCTCATTATATACCAGAACAACCTGATAACTGGGTTGGGAAATGGCAAGAAAGATTTGGCAATGATCATCCAATTCAGATTGAGGTGGGTACAGGTAAAGGTCGTTTTATTACTGAAATGGCAAAATTACATCCGGAAATCAATTATATTGGCATTGAACTTCAAATGAGCGTTATTGTTGTAGCTTTAGATAGGTTGATAGAAGAAAATTTACCTAATCTACAATTACTTCATGTTAATGGAGGATCAATTACGCAATATTTTGCAGAAGGAGAAGTTGATCAAGTATACTTGAATTTCTCTGATCCATGGCCAAAAAAACGTCACGAAAAAAGACGATTGACTTATAAGAGCTTTTTAGAAAGTTATGAGAAAGTGCTTGTCCCTGAAGGAGAAATTCATTTTAAAACAGATAACCAAGGATTGTTCGAATATTCATTATCAAGTTTTTCAAAATACGGAATGACACTTGAACAAGTTTGGCTAAATTTACATGAAAGTGATTTTGAAGGGAATGTAATGACAGAGTATGAAGAGAAATTTTCTTCACGTGGTAGTCGCATTTATCGAGTAGTTGCTAAATTTCCAAAACGAAAAAAATAA
- a CDS encoding PepSY domain-containing protein: MVGKGKTKDTTPYILAGGLLLGAGLTCGYFLHKLIAEKKAIQGDTILKHVKKVFLKEGSIEGSWIELQKVPLQKFALKTDVYYGGISRIEENQLVQYEFIADAYTGSILDLYRL; encoded by the coding sequence ATGGTAGGTAAAGGTAAAACTAAAGATACAACACCATATATCTTAGCTGGTGGCTTACTTCTCGGTGCTGGATTAACTTGCGGCTATTTTCTACACAAACTGATAGCTGAAAAAAAAGCTATTCAAGGAGACACCATTTTAAAACACGTCAAAAAAGTATTTTTAAAAGAAGGTTCTATAGAAGGCTCTTGGATTGAATTACAAAAAGTTCCTTTACAAAAATTTGCTCTTAAAACAGATGTCTATTACGGAGGAATTTCAAGAATCGAAGAAAATCAATTGGTTCAGTATGAATTTATAGCAGATGCTTATACTGGAAGTATCTTAGATTTGTATCGTCTCTAA
- the pepA gene encoding glutamyl aminopeptidase → MEEKTFELIKKLTEAQGTSGFEHRIREIMRKEMTPLVDEVQQDGLGGIFGIRKSKAENAPKIMVAAHMDEVGFMVASISKQGLFRVVPLGGWNPYVVSAQRFTLQTAKGDYPCVSSSVPPHLLRGKDGSGSKLDIADILFDAGFDSKEEAEAFGVRPGDAIVPLVETIKMANGKKILSKAWDNRYGTTVVLEALKELQGEELPNTLIAGANVQEEVGLRGAKGAVHQFKPDLFFAVDCSPADDLTGDKSKFGHLGEGFLLRIQDPGMITLKGMREFLLDTAETHNIPYQYFVSKGGTDAGAAHQMNNGVPSAVIGVCARYIHTHQTVFHIDDYAAAKEMVLQIARTLDRSTFETIMKNN, encoded by the coding sequence ATGGAAGAAAAAACATTTGAATTAATAAAAAAATTAACTGAAGCTCAAGGAACAAGTGGATTTGAGCATCGTATACGTGAAATTATGCGTAAAGAAATGACACCTTTAGTAGATGAAGTTCAACAAGACGGTCTTGGCGGAATTTTTGGGATTCGAAAAAGCAAAGCTGAAAATGCACCAAAAATTATGGTTGCAGCTCACATGGATGAAGTTGGTTTTATGGTAGCAAGCATTTCGAAACAAGGGTTATTTAGAGTAGTTCCCTTAGGCGGATGGAATCCATATGTTGTATCTGCACAACGCTTTACGCTTCAAACAGCTAAAGGAGACTATCCGTGTGTGTCTTCATCGGTTCCACCTCATTTATTAAGAGGCAAAGACGGTAGTGGCAGTAAATTAGATATTGCAGATATTTTATTTGATGCTGGTTTTGATTCTAAAGAAGAAGCTGAAGCATTTGGTGTTCGTCCAGGAGACGCCATTGTTCCATTAGTGGAAACAATAAAAATGGCAAATGGCAAGAAAATCTTAAGCAAAGCTTGGGATAATCGTTATGGTACGACAGTTGTTCTTGAAGCTTTAAAAGAATTACAAGGCGAAGAATTGCCAAATACACTGATTGCTGGAGCTAACGTTCAAGAAGAAGTTGGTTTACGTGGAGCAAAAGGTGCTGTTCATCAATTCAAACCAGATTTATTTTTTGCAGTAGATTGTTCACCGGCTGATGATTTAACTGGTGATAAAAGTAAGTTTGGTCACTTGGGCGAAGGATTCTTATTGAGAATCCAAGATCCGGGTATGATTACATTAAAAGGAATGCGTGAGTTTTTATTAGATACAGCTGAAACTCATAATATCCCATATCAATACTTTGTTTCTAAAGGTGGAACAGATGCTGGTGCAGCTCATCAAATGAATAATGGTGTACCAAGTGCGGTTATTGGCGTTTGTGCTCGTTATATCCATACACATCAAACCGTATTTCATATTGACGACTATGCTGCAGCAAAAGAAATGGTTTTACAAATTGCGCGTACGTTAGACCGCAGTACTTTTGAAACCATTATGAAAAATAATTAG
- a CDS encoding thioredoxin family protein, protein MELLNTVEEFYIMVKESKRKTVFFFTADWCGDCQFIKPVMPEIIENHPEIDFVEVDRDKYIDLCGELSIFGIPSFVAFENGEETGRFVSKDRKTKEEIEQFISTI, encoded by the coding sequence ATGGAGTTATTAAATACAGTAGAAGAATTTTATATAATGGTGAAAGAAAGTAAACGAAAAACGGTCTTTTTCTTTACAGCTGATTGGTGTGGAGATTGTCAATTTATCAAACCAGTTATGCCTGAAATTATTGAAAATCATCCTGAAATTGATTTTGTGGAAGTAGATCGAGATAAATACATTGATCTATGCGGTGAATTATCTATTTTTGGAATCCCTAGTTTTGTGGCATTCGAAAACGGAGAAGAAACTGGACGGTTTGTAAGCAAAGACCGTAAAACAAAAGAAGAAATAGAACAGTTTATATCAACCATTTAA
- a CDS encoding universal stress protein: MLDTQQYQGILIAIDGSESSENALNKAIKIAERNHAELIIAHVFDVNSYALGMIDTAGINTLDATGIDVDKERMKKLLEEYKLKAKEHGIEKVQAIMAQGTPKITLAEGIPKDYQVDLIVVGQTGMNAVERWMMGSVSEYIIRNAPCDVLVVRNKKQDKEVEND, translated from the coding sequence ATGCTAGATACACAACAATATCAAGGTATACTTATTGCAATAGATGGAAGTGAATCTTCAGAAAATGCGCTTAATAAGGCTATTAAAATTGCAGAAAGAAATCACGCTGAATTGATTATTGCTCATGTCTTTGATGTAAACTCTTATGCTTTAGGAATGATTGATACTGCGGGAATAAACACTTTGGATGCTACTGGAATTGATGTTGATAAGGAAAGAATGAAAAAACTTTTAGAAGAATATAAATTAAAAGCTAAAGAACATGGTATTGAAAAAGTTCAAGCAATCATGGCACAAGGAACACCAAAAATAACTTTAGCAGAAGGTATCCCTAAAGACTATCAGGTTGATTTAATCGTGGTGGGACAAACGGGTATGAATGCTGTTGAACGATGGATGATGGGGAGTGTGAGTGAGTATATTATTCGCAATGCTCCTTGTGATGTTCTAGTTGTACGAAATAAAAAACAAGATAAGGAAGTTGAAAATGATTAG
- the ytpR gene encoding YtpR family tRNA-binding protein: MISIYNKEGIGDTLIVMLGASESTEQNFEKSNEVIRIFKEKTKQTVGYNFFNASSLIDIEETGQVYLNEEQINALNEKITSAGFSDTLVADASPKFVVGEVKECAAHPDSDHLSITQTEVDNGEVIQIVCGAPNIAQGQKVVVAKVGALMPNGMAIWDGELRGEPSHGMICSARELNVPNAPEKKGILVLPDSAVTGERFPIN, from the coding sequence ATGATTAGCATATATAATAAAGAAGGTATAGGAGATACACTTATCGTCATGCTTGGCGCCAGTGAATCTACAGAACAAAATTTTGAAAAAAGCAATGAAGTTATTAGAATTTTTAAAGAGAAGACGAAACAAACTGTTGGATACAATTTTTTCAATGCTTCTAGTCTTATAGACATTGAAGAAACTGGGCAAGTTTATTTGAATGAAGAGCAAATAAACGCTTTAAATGAAAAAATTACGTCAGCAGGATTTTCTGATACATTAGTAGCAGATGCTTCGCCAAAATTTGTTGTAGGGGAAGTCAAAGAATGTGCTGCTCACCCTGATTCAGATCATTTATCCATCACACAAACCGAAGTAGATAATGGAGAAGTTATTCAAATTGTTTGTGGAGCACCTAACATCGCTCAGGGCCAAAAGGTTGTTGTCGCAAAAGTTGGTGCCTTGATGCCAAATGGTATGGCAATATGGGATGGTGAATTAAGAGGTGAACCAAGTCATGGAATGATTTGTTCGGCTCGAGAATTGAATGTACCTAATGCTCCAGAAAAAAAAGGTATCTTAGTTTTACCAGATTCTGCTGTTACAGGTGAACGTTTTCCAATCAATTGA